The following nucleotide sequence is from Citrus sinensis cultivar Valencia sweet orange chromosome 6, DVS_A1.0, whole genome shotgun sequence.
tttgagccatttttaattgagttttaataCCACATGAGCAATTACAGCCcttgaattgaattaaatagTTAGATTTTAATGTCCAGatttaagttaaaatgttAAGTTGAAGTAAACCTCCCTTCACTACTTCAAGGAAAGACTTTTGCATCCAGCTACTAGCTTATTGCTTGTTGTACCAAGCGCCAACCCTTCATAATTGGCCCATTTGGCAAGTAATGGATTACATTTCATTACCAGAAATAGGCCATGGGCCAATTTCAAAAGGCACATTTCTATCTAAAGTAAATGATACTTCCATGGAATGAATATCCAATTCTCTCACACGGAAATCACATTTCGCAAACTCCCTCACACTCGCAAACTCTCCCGGAATCCGATACCATCGGATGCATGGCGTGCAACATTAATATTAGTATCCGGTGTTCCACCGATACGCCGCGTTTTGCTGCCACTTGTCAGCTCCAGCTCGATTCCCGAAACCCTCGCTCCCCTCTTCTACTAAAACTCCTTCCTTCTCGGGCTCTCACTCAGCGTCCCAATAAGGTAACGCAGCTCTGTTTTCGCCATTCCCCTTTATGTTTTTCTCCCCTTTAAATATTGTCTTAAAAACCTAAATTTCACCCTTGATTTTAATTCAGATAGCGTATTCCTCCGACACTCCGCGGCGCAGCTACGTTACCGTGAGGTCTCATATGGCCACTGAAGAGAAGTCGATTTCCGGGGACCGAATGCTTGTTAGTTCACTCTACTCTTCTTCTTTGCCAACTGAAACGGTATCGTTTTGACTGTGGATTTTTTGCAGGTGTTTGTGCCACCTCATCCATTGATTAAGCACTGGGTTTCAATTTTGAGAAACGAACAAACTCCTTGTCCTATTTTCAGTAcgttgaatttgattttattactgtGATTATTAGTGGCATTATAAAGTTagcttttgtgttttttttttttttttttggggcagGGAATGCAATGGCTGAGTTAGGGAGACTACTTATGTATGAGGCTTCGAGGGATTGGTTGGTAAGTCGTTACAATTAAATGTTAACAGACAGCTGGAGTCGTAAATGTAGTTGcacaatttttatatatgagCAATTTATAAGTAAGCTTTTTGAAGTTAGTTTCACAATTTTCATTATGCATTTGAGACACTTGAATAAGTTATCAAGCTGCATGAGGTTTAATTGTCATATTCTCTGTTGCTGTATCAATATTCTAGAAATTCATTCATGATTAGAATGTCCTAGAATCAGTAGTGCTGAACCTAGTGCTtttgatatttctttaatattttttgccTAAATATCTGTGTTATTGTTGCTGTCAGCCTACTGTCTCAGGGGAAATTCAGTCACCAATGGGTGTTGCTTcagttgaatttattgatcCGAGGGAGCCTGTCGCGGTAAGTATCCACttgtaatttttcttgttgCTACTTTACCGTACATTGCATAAGATGTATTTATCTTGCATCTGATATTTGTATAACTAGTTACATGGTTTCACTATCCATGCTTTAATTAGTTCAGCTTTAATGTTAACATTTCTATAACTATAAGTCAGTTCTGATTgaatgtaaatttataaaggtTATTTTATTGGAAGTAATGCCAATTTGATGTTTTAGCCATACCTATAGCTGattcttgtttaattttgcAGGTTATTCCAATATTGAGAGCAGGTCTTGTTCTTGTGGAGCATGCATCGTCAATCTTGCCCGcaataaaaacatatcatCTAGGTAAAGTAGTAttgatgcatgcatgcattGTTGATGAGGTGTCTTTGGGCCTGCGTTTTCGTTTAGTTATAACATTGGAGGTGTAAAGGAGTACTACGATTCTTAAACATAAACTGTTATTTGTAAATTGTGGTTGCTGATTTTTGCCGACTGCAGAATGTAAGTGTGCGCTTGTAATTATGGTGATCATCCGATTTgcaattcttttccttttctaattTCTAGAATTTCTGGTCACTACCCACTTTTGACCACTtctaatatttgtaatttatagTTTCAAATTGTTCTGTAATCTGGAGATCTCTCTTTCCTTTTCGGTTGAGCATTTATTTACTTAGTGCTctgtttttgaaattaaggtATATCCAGAGATGAAGAGACGCTTCAGCCATCGATATACCTGAATAAGTAAGAATTCTCTATTACATAAATCAGGAAGGTTTATTTTCCTCTTCCTACAAAATGGCCTTCACTATTTGTTGTTTAAACAAAGATCGATAATAACTTgtcttatttttctatcatagtGAATTTCAGAAGCAGAAAGCAGATGTTTTAGACTTTGATTTCTTACATTATTTCCCAAATTCATTTGTCAGTTTGTGTAAAGCTAACTTCTATTTAAGATCCTTTAAATTGGTTGGCCCTGATATATTGTGCTGTCACTTCTGCAGATTGCCTGAAAAATTTCCAGAGGGATCACGAATATTTGTAGTAGATCCTATGCTGGCAACAGGTATTTGTGATGTCCTATTCGCTGAAAATTCTTGTTTTCTATATACCATTTTCAGCACATAGCTTTTTCTAACTTTGCTCTTTTCTCTTACAAATGAAGAAACTTGTGATGTTGCTTGAACAAAACTTCTCTCGCAGTTTTACTGTTAACATTGCAGAACTATATTGGGGTTGAGCTTCTTCTGATTTGTATTCATTATCAATCATTTGTCATGCTTAGGTTTGTCTTTGAACAATCTCTTAGAGTAATTAGCTTACCACTGAAAGTAAGAATTCGCCGCCGCCGCCTCCAGTTTTTTTGGCCCAAAGATATGCTGCCTAAATTTTTATGCTTTCTGCATCGTGTGATATTTACtggtttgtttctttttattctttttccaccagcataaattgatttttctgaTAATTAATTTCAGGTGGTACAGTTGTGGCAGCTCTTAACCTTGTAAAGGAATGTGGGGTGGAGAACAAGCAAATTAAAGtggtaaataaatatttgggcattctttgttattttctattaaagcTTTTATGCAGATGCAGTTTTACGTCAGCAAGTTATTAGGGATGTGCCGTGTGAGGAAAGTGttataattaatacaaaaaagTAGTTATAATATATGCCAATTTTGTAGGGATGTAGTGGTCTTTTCGTGAATTATTATAGTCCATGATTTCTTATAACAATTTTCTTGTTCTGTTAGTGGTTTTTTAAGATCCACTGATGTTTGCATATTTTGCTGTGATGCAAAGTGGGGATCAAGAGCCTTCAATAGAAAATCCTTTATATATAATCAACGTTACTAAATAGCTATGCTTCTAAGTGATTTGTTTCCATTGCTTCTGATAGATTAGATCCCAGTTGTCTAGAAGGTTTTTAAGCATTAGTAGTCTTTCTGGGCCAACTTTCGCATCGGGAAAAATCAGGCTGCCCTGTCAACATGGTGGTTTGAATTTATAAGATGACGACCTCCATTGAGTTATAATGTCACTAGTAATGattagtatttattattttgctttttttcatCATACCACTCAAAGATATTGCA
It contains:
- the LOC102620885 gene encoding uracil phosphoribosyltransferase isoform X1, translating into MILPWNEYPILSHGNHISQTPSHSQTLPESDTIGCMACNINISIRCSTDTPRFAATCQLQLDSRNPRSPLLLKLLPSRALTQRPNKIAYSSDTPRRSYVTVRSHMATEEKSISGDRMLVFVPPHPLIKHWVSILRNEQTPCPIFRNAMAELGRLLMYEASRDWLPTVSGEIQSPMGVASVEFIDPREPVAVIPILRAGLVLVEHASSILPAIKTYHLGISRDEETLQPSIYLNKLPEKFPEGSRIFVVDPMLATGGTVVAALNLVKECGVENKQIKVISAVAAPPALQKLSENFPGLHVYTGIIDPTVNDKGFIVPGLGDAGDRSFGT
- the LOC102620885 gene encoding uracil phosphoribosyltransferase isoform X2 produces the protein MILPWNEYPILSHGNHISQTPSHSQTLPESDTIGCMACNINISIRCSTDTPRFAATCQLQLDSRNPRSPLLLKLLPSRALTQRPNKIAYSSDTPRRSYVTVRSHMATEEKSISGDRMLVFVPPHPLIKHWVSILRNEQTPCPIFRNAMAELGRLLMYEASRDWLPTVSGEIQSPMGVASVEFIDPREPVAVIPILRAGLVLVEHASSILPAIKTYHLGISRDEETLQPSIYLNKLPEKFPEGSRIFVVDPMLATGLSLNNLLE